Sequence from the Myxococcales bacterium genome:
GCAGATAACGCAGGCGGACCCGCCGCGCGAACAATTGCGCGGCCGCGGGTTTCAGGACGGCGGCCAGATCGAGATCGAGGTTCGACGGTTCGGCGGGCCGGACGGTGCGCGTCTGGTCGCGGCCGTCGCTGAAGCGCGCCGTCAACTGCAGCGCCAGCGGCAACTTGCCCCGCAACCGTAAATGCCGGCCGAGCTGCTCGGCGAGAATCCACAGCGCGGCGGCGAGTTGGCGGTCGTCGTTGGTGTCCTCGGCCAGCAGGGTTTCGGCCATGGCGTGCGGCACCCGCGCCGGCGGCAGGACCGGCCGCGGATCGATGCCCCGGGACCGCTGCCAAAGCACCGCGCCGAACGCGCCGAAGGCCATTTCCAGGTGCGCCGGATCGACGGCGGCGATCTGGCCGACCGAGCGCAGGTTCAGTTCCTCGAGCAGGCGGCGGGCCTGCGCCGCGCCGATGCCGGGCAGATGCCACGGCGGCAGGGGCGCCAGAAACGGTGCCTCGCCGCCGGGCAGGACGTCCCAGATGCCGTCGCGCACCAGGTCGCCGGCGACCCGGCTGATCAGCTTGTTGGTCGCCAGGCCCAGGTCGCCTGACAGGCGCAGGCGGTCGGCGATTTCGCGCCGCATCTTCCAGCCGGCGTTTTTCGCCTCGCCCAACAGCCGCCGCGTTCCCGTCAGGTCGATGTACAGGCGACCGTGCGCCTCGGGCTCGA
This genomic interval carries:
- a CDS encoding DNA polymerase IV translates to MADPRHIVCFHVHDFPIEVERIRDRRLRERPVALVPKTGSRAVVVAASREARADGVYEGMPVPLARRYCPKLQILLPDDALYQRAQTAMADVLGRYSPLVEPEAHGRLYIDLTGTRRLLGEAKNAGWKMRREIADRLRLSGDLGLATNKLISRVAGDLVRDGIWDVLPGGEAPFLAPLPPWHLPGIGAAQARRLLEELNLRSVGQIAAVDPAHLEMAFGAFGAVLWQRSRGIDPRPVLPPARVPHAMAETLLAEDTNDDRQLAAALWILAEQLGRHLRLRGKLPLALQLTARFSDGRDQTRTVRPAEPSNLDLDLAAVLKPAAAQLFARRVRLRYLRLQAPQLADEDLQRGLFGDSPAREQSRALHRAIDRLREKYGDPVIRWGTVALAEKLREPTAEKAE